The proteins below are encoded in one region of Styela clava chromosome 4, kaStyClav1.hap1.2, whole genome shotgun sequence:
- the LOC120326408 gene encoding H(+)/Cl(-) exchange transporter 4-like, translating into MANSAVSPTDPYDESSFMSSAWVSHGTTFNPLSNGAVSDTDDELISAMPYKDDVFKEDDEPPLNISTFHNKADVDSPSSRRHLLEALDKGMGVGWDEVGTYEDFHTIDWLREMSRDRLRHRQIIHRKRESWHKFFKGMHDAWSGWLVVLLVGLAAGTCAGIIDIVSKWMTDLKEGICPDKFYLNKESCCWSANFSLDQNSCSEWKTWSEMFFNENMNGAGVYIANYAAYVIIAVLLATMAVILVRTFSPYSCGSGIPEVKTILSGFIIRGYLGKWTLLIKSVASPLAVSAGLSLGKEGPLVHVACCCGNIFAHLFPKYGKNEAKRREVLSAASAAGVSVAFGAPIGGVLFSLEEVSYYFPLKTLWRSFFCALVAAFILRSINPFGNSHLVMFYVTYNKPWFLFELLPFILLGVCGGLYGAFFNHSNLLWCKFRKNSKLGQYPILEVVCVTLITALASFPNPYTRKNTSELIAELFRECGPDDTSDICDYAPANVTLPNAISSPASDIGEGMKTALWQLAIALAFKSVITIFTFGIKVPAGLFIPTMAVGAITGRMLGIGVEQLVNQYPDVILWNQSCSPQKNCVTPGLYAMVGAAAALGGVTRMTVSLVVIMFELTGGLQYIVPLMAAVLTSKWIGDAFGKEGIYDGHIHLNGYPFLDSKEEFTHTTLATDVMRPRRSDPPLTTITQEGMTVGDLETIIKTTKYNGFPVINTKESQRFVGYVYRRDLIVALESARQRDDGIVSTSQVFFKLDTSLLSAGERVQSKVTLFNIVDFSPITVTDHTPMEIVMEIFRKLGVRQTLVTHSGKLLGIITKKDVLRHVAQINQQDPDSIMFN; encoded by the exons atggcCAATAGTGCTGTTTCTCCAACTGATCCGTACGATGAGTCATCTTTCATGTCATCAGCATGGGTGTCTCATGGAACTACATTCAATCCCCTGTCTAATGGTGCAGTAAGTGACACAGATGATGAATTAATCAGTGCAATGCCATATAAAGATGATGTTTTCAAG GAAGATGATGAACCTCCTTTGaatatttcaacttttcatAATAAAGCTGATGTAGATTCCCCAAGTTCAAGGCGACATCTTCTTGAAGCACTTGACAAAGGAATGGGAGTAGGTTGGGATGAAGTTGGAACTTACGAGGATTTTCATACTATCGACTGGCTTCGAGAAATGTCAAGAGACAGGTTACGACATCGTCAAATTATTCATAGAAAACGAGAATCATGGCATAAGTTTTTTAAGGGTATGCATGATGCATGGTCCGGTTGGCTTGTCGTTTTACTTGTTGGACTCGCAGCTGGTACTTGTGCTGgtattattgatattgtctCAAAATGGATGACGGATTTAAAAGAAGGAATATGCCCTGATAAATTCTATTTAAACAAAGAATCATGTTGTTGGAGTGCCAATTTTTCTTTGGATCAAAATTCCTGTTCTGAATGGAAGACTTGGAGCGAAAtgtttttcaatgaaaatatgaatGGTGCTGGCGTATATATTGCGAATTATGCCGCATATGTTATTATTGCTGTTCTTTTAGCTACGATGGCTGTAATATTGGTTCGTACGTTTTCACCATACTCTTGTGGTTCTGGTATTCCAGAAGTAAAAACTATTCTCAGTGGCTTTATTATCCGTGGTTATCTTGGGAAATGGACTTTACTGATTAAATCTGTTGCATCCCCATTGGCTGTGTCAGCTGGACTGAGCTTAGGTAAAGAAGGTCCACTTGTTCACGTTGCATGCTGTTGCGGAAATATATTTGCTCATCTATTTCCAAAATATGGTAAAAATGAAGCTAAACGCCGTGAAGTATTATCAGCGGCATCAGCAGCTGGAGTATCAGTGGCGTTTGGTGCTCCAATTGGTGGCGTTTTGTTCAGTTTAGAAGAAGTTAGTTACTATTTTCCTTTGAAAACATTATGGAGATCATTCTTTTGTGCGCTTGTTGCTGCTTTTATACTTCGTTCCATTAATCCTTTTGGCAATTCTCATCTTGTTATGTTCTACGTTACTTATAATAAGCCGTGGTTTCTTTTTGAACTCTTACCTTTTATACTATTAGGGGTATGTGGGGGTCTTTATGGTGCTTTTTTCAATCACTCTAATCTTCTGTGGTGTAAATTTCGTAAAAATTCTAAACTTGGGCAATATCCCATTCTTGAAGTTGTTTGTGTAACTCTGATTACTGCTCTTGCCTCATTTCCGAATCCATACACAagaaaaaacaccagtgaactCATAGCAGAACTATTTCGAGAATGTGGACCAGATGACACGTCCGATATTTGTGATTATGCTCCAGCTAACGTAACATTACCAAATGCTATTTCATCGCCAGCAAGCGATATAGGCGAAGGCATGAAGACTGCTTTGTGGCAGCTTGCTATTGCTCTGGCTTTTAAATCTGTCATCACTATATTTACATTTGGGATTAAAGTTCCTGCTGGACTTTTTATACCCACTATGGCAGTTGGTGCAATAACTGGCAGAATGCTTGGCATTGGAGTTGAGCAATTAGTCAATCAATATCCAGATGTAATTCTGTGGAATCAGAGCTGCAGTCCCCAGAAAAATTGTGTCACACCTGGCTTATATGCAATGGTTGGTGCTGCTGCAGCCCTCGGAGGAGTCACCAGAATGACTGTCTCTTTGGTTGTTATAATGTTTGAGCTCACTGGTGGTTTGCAATACATTGTACCATTGATGGCTGCTGTGCTAACTAGCAAGTGGATTGGAGATGCATTTGGAAAAGAAGGCATTTATGATGGGCATATACATTTGAATGGTTATCCATTTCTTGACAGTAAAGAGGAATTTACCCATACAACGTTAGCTACAGATGTGATGAGACCTCGAAGAAGTGATCCACCATTAACCACGATTACACAGGAAGGTATGACAGTTGGTGACTTGGAAACtattataaaaacaacaaaatataatGGATTTCCTGTTATTAATACCAAAGAATCTCAGCGATTTGTCGGCTACGTTTATCGCCGAGATTTAATTGTTGCTCTTGAATCTGCTCGTCAACGTGATGACGGAATAGTGAGCACATCGCAAGTATTTTTCAAACTGGACACAAGTTTGCTTAGTGCTGGAGAACGAGTTCAGAGCAAAGTAACATTGTTCAACATTGTGGATTTCAGCCCAATTACTGTTACGGATCACACACCTATGGAAATAGTAATGGAAATTTTTCGGAAACTTGGAGTAAGACAAACGCTTGTCACTCATAGTGGGAAACTGTTGGgtattattactaaaaaagatGTTTTGAGACATGTTGCTCAGATAAACCAGCAAGACCCAGATTCAATCATGTTCAACTAA
- the LOC120326856 gene encoding collagen alpha-1(XXI) chain-like has protein sequence MLIIKALLFLFFIGGSLATQQNAEKKALLDIIFVVDGSGSIGPENFEIVKQWLVSQTVNIYEAFEDAAHVEVLQYSNKDTSGAGVSIGDSNKFVIPFVLGECVNNASCFSPRIMNMSYLSSGTYTYYALRRVMEVEFSKSPSYITSKKAMILVTDGRAHDGFFLQSWHDKYNDTVTAFAIGVGNYILDELQTIANGGTGNDRVFTFHDFSALRNNSSHFITALINSTDLMWSSWSPCSASCSPGIQMRTKTFKNATRTLSGSVFINQTKTCNGDLCALYYDNDLRCAGPGIIPTQCSVDAFRKFLLKNVNWDEIGQNEKIFESPVKGLRMKIKQIKSPGMNIKLVNIERYDAMKP, from the exons ATGCTCATCATCAAAGCACTTTTATTCCTTTTTTTCATCGGTGGATCATTGGCAACGCAGCAAAATG ctgAAAAAAAGGCATTGCTTGATATAATCTTTGTAGTTGATGGATCAGGGTCTATCGGACCTGAAAACTTCGAAATAGTAAAACAATGGCTGGTAAGTCAAACAGTAAACATATATGAAGCTTTTGAAGACGCTGCACATGTCGAAGTATTACAATATTCGAACAAGGATACGTCTGGGGCCGG GGTTTCTATTGGAGATTCAAATAAGTTTGTTATTCCATTTGTGCTGGGAGAATGCGTGAATAATGCATCCTGTTTCTCACCAAGAATTATGAACATGTCATACTTGAGTTCGGGAACGTATACCTACTATGCATTACGAAGAGTAATGGAG gtggAATTCTCTAAATCTCCAAGTTATATTACGTCCAAGAAAGCAATGATTCTTGTGACTGATGGCAGAGCTCATGATGGATTTTTTCTTCAAAGCTG GCATGATAAATACAATGATACAGTTACTGCGTTTGCAATAGGAGTTGGAAATTATATATTGGACGAATTACAAACGATTGCAAACGGTGGCACGGGAAACGACAGAGTATTCACCTTTCATGATTTCAGTGCACTACGTAACAATTCTTCCCATTTCATTACTGCTCTCATTAATTCAACAG ATCTGATGTGGAGTTCCTGGTCGCCGTGTTCAGCATCGTGTTCACCAGGTATTCAAATGCGAACAAAGACGTTTAAAAATGCAACAAGAACATTGAGTGGAAGTGTCTTTATAAATCAG ACAAAAACATGCAACGGAGATTTGTGCGCGCTCTACTATGATAATGACTTGCGATGTGCAGGCCCTGGTATCATTCCTACCCAGTGCTCTGTGGATGCATTCAGAAAATTTCTACTGAAGAATGTCAATTGGGACGAAATAGGACAAAATGAAA aaatatttgaatcaccAGTTAAAGGACTAAGAATGAAAATCAAACAAATCAAATCGCCAGGAATGAACATAAAATTAGTGAATATAGAAAGATATGACGCTATGAAGCCTTAG
- the LOC120347114 gene encoding uncharacterized protein LOC120347114, with amino-acid sequence MSVYDRQMIIISLTGERKTLHTCTQQEVGPHTVKRKRGSKVTPGRNLCRADQRGALRKSENMKSDNQDETCSACGLWNDPNGSTEIEDEWVGCESCSETHWFHKNCCKDPSNPCGNDYNS; translated from the exons ATGTCTGTTTACGATCGGCAGATGATAATAATATCTTTAACAGGTGAGCGTAAAACTCTACATACATGCACACAGCAGGAGGTTGGACCACATACAG TGAAACGAAAGCGAGGATCGAAAGTCACACCGGGCAGGAACCTCTGCCGAGCCGATCAACGGGGAGCTCTgagaaaatcagaaaatatgaaaagtgaTAATCAAGACGAAACCTGCTCTGCTTGTGGATTATGGAATGATCCAAATGGAAGTACGGAAATTGAGGATGAATGGGTCGGTTGCGAAAGCTGCAGCGAAACACATTGGTTCCACAAGAACTGTTGCAAAGACCCGTCTAACCCATGTGGAAATGATTACAATTCTTGA